The sequence below is a genomic window from Nitrosomonas sp..
GTTTTCATCGAAGAACAGCATGTTCCGGAAGAACTGGAATGGGATGAATTTGACTCTGTCAGCATCCATGCGATCGCAGTCAGTCCTTCCGGCGCGGCTGTCGGCACCGCACGATTGTTGCCGGATGGTCATATCGGCCGTATGGCGGTTTTAAAGGCCTGGCGCGGCGGGGGGATCGGCAGCGCCATGTTGCAACGGCTACTGGATGAAGCCAGGCATCGCGGCGTTTCTAAAGTCATTCTGAATGCGCAGATCACCGCGGCAGCATTTTACGCAAAATTCGGTTTCCAGGTGAGCGGCAATGAATTCATGGAAGCGGGCATCCCCCATGTCAAAATGTTTTTAAAATTATGACTGAATGACACGCTACTGCTGCATTTGCTATTTTCTTCCGGACTGCCGCCATTCCCGCTCCAGAATGTCGGAAGCTTCTTTCCACTGGTTTGTCGCGCGATCCAGCCTTCTGTTCGCTTCGGTTGACTTTTGCCGTGCGGCTTCAGCTTCCCGCTCTGCGTCCGCCAGTCTTTTCTTGGCATCCTGAATCTTTCTTTCGGCAAATGCCGCGTCCTTTTGCATGTTGTCCGCATCTCTCTGGGCTCTCATCATCTGCTCATAAGCTGCGTTGGCGCTTTGTTGTAATCTCTGGAGATTTTCAGGGGTATCAGCATAGGCCATTGGAACACAAAAACCGGACAATAATAAAATGATCAACACCTTCATTTGAATTCCTTCTTTGATTCGTGAGTCATGATTCAATTTTTAGCATTAACGCGATGTAATGATAATCTGCGCATTTGTCTTCACAGTCAATAAGGCGGGATGTTTTTTTGCGTTTTATGCGTGGTGAAGGGAAAATACGCACTTTGATGATTATTTCTACCGGAGCACCCAACAAAAATGAAACGCATATTCAATTCGACAACAATTGCACGCTATCTCAGTCATTTTATCGCCCCAGTTATCGGTTTTGGATTGTTTTTATTCGCAGCACCCGCGCTGGCAAGCTGTGAAGGGTGTTTATGCCCTGGCGATCCATGCCGGTTATGCCCATTGCCCGCCGTGGAAGGCGAGCAGCCAAAACCCGACGAACCCGAAATCTGCGCCAGAATCCGTGAAAGAGTACCGCCGACTTCCGCACAACCCGGCGCCAACGAATATTTTCCCAGTCTTGACAGGTCAGTCGCTGTCTGTGTCAGTGAAGGCGGCGATGTTATCCGTAACCGGCGGCGCAACGAGGAATTTCCATCACGGGTTTATTGCAAGCCACCGACACCGGTTCAAAGCAGGTAAATTATCATGATCACCATCATCCAGCGCGTCAATACAGCCAAAGTAACCGTCAATCACCAGGTACTCGGCTCCATTGATACCGGCATCATGGCGCTGGTTGCAGTTGAAAAGGTCGATACCGAAAAAGAGGCCGACCGCCTGTTGGAGCGCATACTCAATTACCGCATCTTCCCCGATGAAAACGGCCGCATGAACCTGAGCCTGCGCGCAATTCACGGCGGACTGCTGCTGGTGCCCCAGTTTACCCTGGCGGCCGACACCAATACCGGCAACCGCCCGAGTTTCACCGGTTCGGCATCGCCTGAAAAAGGCCGCGAATTGTTTACCTACCTGCAGGAAACAGCAAAAACCGTTTATCCTGGGGCGCAATTTGGCCAGTTCGGCGCTGACATGCAGGTTGAATTGATTAATGACGGGCCGGTAACGTTTACGCTGCGGGTATCCGGTTGACCAGAAAAAAGGAAAGGAAAATCGCTCCTGTAGATTGAAGATTCATTTAAAATCGAATCAGAGCATCCGGGACTGAAACAATCCATATTACTTTTAAATGCTAACGCTACGCCATGTCCGAAACTATTCTGAGCCATCTGGATAATCAATTTATTCAAAGCTGCGCTCTGGTGGCGAGCCTGCTGTCACTGCGGATACTCCTTGTCCATCTGATCAAACGCAACAGGGAAATCCTCACCGAAGGCCGCAGGCATTCGATTACCAGTGTCAAGAACTTCAGCTGGCTGATCATTTTTTTCGGACTGCTGGCAATCTGGTGGCCGGAATTGAAGAATTTCGCTTTTTCCATTGCCGCTGTGACGCTGGCGCTAGTAATTGCGACCAAGGAACTGATTTTATGCTTCAGCGGCGCCATGCTGCGGGCAGGCACAGGCGCATTTACCATCGGCGACTGGATTGAGGTGGGCGCAAACCGCGGCGAAGTGATCGACTACAACATCTTCTCCACCACGCTGCAGGAACTGGACAAATCGCCGAACGACTACAGTTTTACCGGCAGAACCATTGTAATACCGAACAGCCTTTTTCTGTCGGAGTCGATTAAAAATCTCAATTTTTTCAAACGTTATGTGTTTCACCGCTTCAGTATTGTCGTCGATCCGCATATCAGCACCGCAGATGTCGAGCAATGGATTGTTGCTGAAATCAACACCCAATCGGCCGACTTTATCGAGATCGCGCGCCGGTATAACGCCTTCATCGAAAAAAGAACCGGTGTCGATGTGCCCGGTCCGGAACCGCGCATTATGATCAGCACCAATGAATACGCCAAACGCATTATCACCGTAATCGTATTTTGCCCCACAGAGAAAGCCGCCGAACTCGAGCGGCATATCACGCAAGGCGTGCTGGAACGGGTTTTTCAAATGGAACACACCATTCGTTAATTGATGCGATAGCACAGACGGTTTTTCTGCATAATTGACCCAATTTCGCCTCTTGCCAAATATTCGCAATCGGTTATTTATGTACCATTTGGAACGCATTTATACGTCTATCATCAAAAGCAAAATAACGTTAAATCCCTTCAGTATTCAGGATCAAGAAGTCCAATGGCCTTCCGTTACATTCGTATCGAAATAGCGAGGCTTTTATGAATAAAAATTCCAACGAAGAACTGCACCTGCAATTGTCACTTGAGCAATGTCCTGAAATAAAAATGACCGGTCTGGACAGTTTGCCTACACTCAAGCAGCTACTTGTAGCCGGCGGCATCGCACTCATGGCCGTGTTGATTCAACTCGGCCATGACAATGCCAATGGTAAATCAACGGTTGCCGCAACATTAAATGACCATCATCAAACGCCATCAATCACGCTCACCGACAGCCAACTGATAACGGATCCCGCAAAACTGCTGCCGATTGATTTGTTCGTGGAAAACAATCGTTCCGAATTCATTGCTGTTCCATATTTTTCCGACACGGTAAAAGAAGAAATCATCACCGGTTTTGAGCAGGGCACTAAAAACGTGGGTGTTATTTATGTGTGGGATAATCTGGGTCAGGACGGTGATATTATTCAGATCGAATCTGACGGATTGGCTGTGGATATTCAATTATCGGATGAACCCGCGCTGATCTTTTTACCGTTTAATCCGGGTGAATCGCTCATCTTCCGTGGACTGCACGATAGCGGCAACGGAATTAGCGCAGCAATCGAGATACCATCAGGCGTTGTGGCTTTACCGGTTTTGGCGATGGGAGAAGCGATTGAATTGCCGGTGAGATAATAAGTGTGGTAGCCGACCACCATACATTACAACCGCATGCGCTGGTGTACGGTGCATGCGGTTGTACACCCTACAAAAACCACAAAAAATAGGCAGGGGCTCCGCCCCTGCACCCCGCAAAGGGCAAAGATCAAAGTTCAAAAATCCCTGGCGATACGAAAACCAAGATTATTAAGTGCAATCTCGGGATCTAGTCTGAGGCGATCGGCAGATCGCAAGAATTGTGAGCTATCTTTCCATGATCCACCCCGAACTACTCTATATTCATCAACCTTCCATTTTTTTTCTAGCCATGCAGTACCATCAGTTGGCGCATTAATGTAACTATTATGCCAAAAATCTTGAGTCCATTCCATTACATTACCCAGAATATCGTATAAACCGAAATCATTACTCTTGAATCTTCCAACCGGTGCTGTATACACATACGGATCTCTACATTCAGCTATGGTAAAATCATAACCAGTAACTGATCGGGTCTCCAAGCCCGCACCATTTGCATAATCACATTGTCTGTCATCTTTATAAAAACGCGTTGTGTTAGAATTAGCCCTTGCGGCATATTCCCATTCAGCTTCGGTCGGTAGACGATATCTCAAACCGGTACGGTTTGATAGCCACGTAACATAGGCCTGCGCATCATGCCACGTTACACAGACCACTGGATGATTACCATCTTGTGGGCATCTCTAAAAATCCATATTTTGTCACAATACTTTGTTGTTCACAAAAAATATCTCCTTACATATCAATCATATGCTGCGTCAATATTTTTTGTTCTCGCCTCGTCTTGTTTAAAACTCTGAATTTTTAGAGGTACCCTTGTTTGAATCCTGTTTTGTTCCAATTCAAATTTTCGCTTAAAAATGCTTTTTGAGCGTAGGTACTTATCCATATAAAGCAGCCTTTTCGATACTGTTCTGCAGTTGTGAGATACATTTTCCCTTGATGATAATCCTTGTCATGTACAAATTGCCGGAACTGCTCTACAGTGATCTCAAAACGACTAATTTCAAATGAGTTAATGGTGACTTCATGCTGCGGACCCTCGTCATATGCTCGACCTAATTCAGTTTTGGGTGAACCCATCCAGAATTTGCCAGAGGGGACACGTACCATTTCGGGCCCAAATGAAAAATTCGGGTCATAAAATCGTTTAAAAATAGGCTTTTTTCGAGGTAGTATTTCAATAGAACTATTAATAATAGATTCTTTTCCATTTATAGAAATCGATTCTGTCTTTTCATGGTATCCAGCAATATATGAATCTGTCATTAAATCTATCGATTTAGAAGCTATAAATGTTGATTGACCTGTGTCAGATTCGTCTGTTGTCGGAGGAAAATAGCCATACAAAACTACCGCTCCGAAGAGTATGGTAACGATGCCAAGCCCTATTGCAAGCCTTTTGGAGCTTTTGGGAGGCGGCGTCGCAGAAGATTCTGACTTGTTCTGTTTTGAACGGCTGGTATCGGTTTCAGTTTGTGGTTTTCCGGAATCAGGCTGAACTGGCGATGCAGTTTGCGGTAACGGTGACTGCACGCTTACCATTGTTTCCAATACCTGGATCAGCCGGTCAATATCGGCATGAAAACGATTGTCGCTGATTTCATGGGCCTGACGTCGCGCAAGCGGTTGCAGACATTCCGGCAGTTCGGTTGATTTGGGCATGGCTGCGCCGCCGACCAGCACCGGAATCACGCGAATTTTGCGCTCCAATAGCGTGGCGATCTCAAGCCGCACCCAGTCGTCCGGATTGTCCAGCCGCCGCCCGGTTTCGCCGGGGATATTCAACCAGTGCTTGCCGATCAACACGATGGCAACCTGTACCGATTTCAGTTTTTCATGGATAACATCGTGGAAATCTTCACCGGGCTTAATCTGGTCGATATCCATAAAAACACGGTCATGGCCAAAACGGTTTGCGAGCCGATCATAAAGATTGATCGCATAGCCCGAGCTGTCGTCACGGCGGTAGCTGATGAATAAGGCAGACATTGTTGTTATTCGGGATTTCTATTGTTAGCCGGATTTATCCATACCATAATCATTCCAATCCCGTAATACACTGATCGAACAAGAATCCTCAATGGGTGACAACAGCGACCTATCAGCCAACATCATGCCTGACTGTCATTTGCGGGTTTGGCTTCCTGCTGCCTGGCGTGCTGTTCCATCATTTTCTGCAATGGCGTCATCAGTTCCATGGGTAGCGGGAAAACAATGGTGGAGCTTTTTTCACCGGCGATTTCGGTGAGTGTCTGCAAATAACGCAGTTGCAACGCCTGCGGTTGTCTGGACAAGACCTGTGAGGCCTGGAGCAGGTGTTTCGAGGCTTGCAGTTCGCCTTCGGCGTGGATGATTTTAGCGCGCCGCTCACGCTCGGCCTCAGCCTGTTTGGCAATCGCGCGGATCATCGATTCGTTGATGTCGACATGCTTGATTTCAACATTGGCGACCTTGATGCCCCAGGCCTCGGTTTGTTCGTCGAGGATTTTCTGAATGTCGTTGTTGAGCTTTTCTCGACTGGCGAGCATTTCGTCGAGTTCATGCTGACCGAGCACGGAGCGCAACGTGGTTTGGGCGAGTTGACTGGTTGCGGCGTCGTAATCCTCGACCTGGATGATGGCGCGTTCGGGATTGATGACACGGAAGTACAGCACCGCGTTGACTTTGACGGACACGTTGTCGCGCGAAATGACATCCTGACTGGGCACATCCATGACGATGGTTCTTAGATCGACACGCACCATGGTCTGGATGACGGGTATCAGAATAATGAGTCCCGGGCCTTTCACTTTCCAGAAACGGCCGAGCTGGAAAACGACGCCACGTTCATATTCGCGCAGCACTTTGAATGCGCTGGCAAAAAAGAGTATTGCGACGCTCAGTACGATAAATACTATTTCGATCATCTTAATCCCTCCGGTTTTCAGGTCTATTGGAAGCGTTTGAATCGGGTTTTTCGGGTGCTACGGTTAGAATCAATCCATCTATCGCAACGACACGGACTTTGTCGCCATGTCTGAGCGGCGTACTGCATTGCGCTTTCCACTGTTCGCCGTGCACGCGTACCCAGCCTTCGTGCTCGAAGTCTTCCATCACGATTCCGGTGCTGTGCACGATCTGTTCCATGCCGCTGACGACAGGGCGTTGCCGCGCCTTGATCGCCATGCCAAGCACCAGCAGAATAAATGCCGCCGACAGCACCGCGAAGGTCACGATCAACGGAATCGATACGCCATAGCCGGGAACACCGGTATCGAGCAGCATCACGGAGCCCATGACAAACGCAATCATGCCGCCGATCCCCAGCGCACCGAAACTGGGCACGAACACTTCGGCGAACATGAATGCAATGCCGACCAGCAGCAAGGCGAGTCCGGCAAAGTTAATCGGCAGCACCTGGAAAGCAAACAATGCCAGCACCAGACACACGGCGCCGACGACGCCGGGGAAAATGGCGCCCGGATTGGAAAACTCATAAATCAACGCGTAAATTCCGAGCAGCATCAGAATGTAGGCGACATTCGGGTCGGTGATAATGGCCAGCAGGCGGGTGCGCCAGTCGGGTTCGAAGTGCTCGATGGTGATTTGCGCGGTAGATAATGTCACGTCATTGCCGAGCACGTTGACCGTGCGGCCATCGATTTTAACCAGCAAATCCGGAATGCTGGTGGCGATCAGGTCTATTACGTCGCTTTCCAGCGCTTCCTCGGCTGTCAGGCTGGCCGCTTCGCGCACGGCCTGCTCTGCCCAGTCTGCATTACGACCGCGCATCTGCGCCAGTCCGCGGATATACGCCACGGCATCGTTGACCAGTTTGCTTTTCATCGGGTCTTGTGCGGCGGTTTTAAAACCATTGGTTTCATCCTGACCGGTGTCGAGAACATTTTTATCTGAACCGCCGGGAAGACCGCCGATCTGCACCGGTGTTGCCGCGCCAAGATTGGTGGCGGGCGACATGGCAGCGATATGACTGGCATACAGAATGTAGGTTCCAGCACTGGCGGCGCGTGCGCCGCTGGGCGAAACAAAAGTGACGACAGGCACCGGCGAGGCGATAATGGCGCGGATGATTTCACGCATCGACGTATCCAGCCCGCCGGGCGTATCCATTTGCAGGATAATGACTGCGCTGTTCTGCTCGATCGCCTTGCCGAAACCGCGCTGCAAGTAATCCTGCGTGGCAGGACCAATGGCGCCGTCAATATTCATCCACAGCGCCTGCTTGGGGCCTTGCGCATACAGCGACAGCGGCCAGCAGAAAACAATAAGAAAAACAATGCTGCAACTGATTTTTGAAAAACGCATCGATAAACACCGCAAGGCGAAATACCTTAAGTTTGTCGAGTTAACCATGATGTCCGCACCTGATCCCGATTTAACGCCAGCCACTGTAAGGCAATGATCGCACTGGCTGAATTGATTTTTCCTGATTTCAAATACTGCAACGCGGTATCCAGGGAAACGACGTGCACTTTGATATCCTCCCCTTCATCTTTTACCCCATGCACGCCGCCGGCATGGGTTGTATCAACCCGGCCACAAAATAACGCGACGCGTTCGGTCATGCCGCCGGGACTGACATGATAATCATATAGTGGAATCAAATCGGCAATGGTGCAGCCCGATTCCTCCACACTTTCACGCCTGACCACATCTTCAACGCTCTCGTCAGTCTCAATCACACCGGCGACAATTTCCAGCAGCCACGGCCCACCCGGCGCATCCATAGCGCCGACACGGAACTGCTCAATCAGAATCACTTCATCCCTGGCCGGATCATAGGGCAAGACCGCCGCTGCATGACCGCGTTCAAATAATTCGCGCACAATCGGATGACCCCACTCACCGCTAAACAAGCGGTGCCGCAGGCGGTAACGCTCTATGCGAAAAAAACCCTGATAACACACCGTCTTTTCGAGAACTTCCACATCTTTACTCGCCATTCTTGTTCCTCAATGCGTCGGGATTATTATCGGCCAGTATAGTGGGTATGATTTCTATTGCAAAGCGGGATTGCTAAAAAAACAGCAGACAGATTTCTGAAAAATCTGTCTGCTATCGATTGAATTAAATGTTTTTAATATAATCTAGTCTATCAATAAGACGGCTTCCATTTTTTCTTTTTACCTCTTTGATCGACAACCAGATGTTTTGTGCCTTCCGGCAATACCTGCAAGGTTTTAAGGAATTCTATAATTGAATCGCGCTCATAATCGCTGAGTGCAGCCCAGTTTTGGTAACTGTCCAAAGCTTCGCCACGGTGCGCTTCAATGGCTTCGCGCATGGTTGTATATTGACCATGATGGAAATAAGGCGGTTCATTGGCCACACCCCAGAGTTTGCGCGTCATGAACCGTGAATTTCCGGCAAAAAAAGCTTCCGATCCCCCGGGGGCATTCTGATCAATGGGTTCGCGATTCGGATCGCCGGGCCCGCTGGTGATGTCATACAACTTGAGGTCAGTGAACGCCGGAACCATGACCACACCTCTTTTTTCCTCCAGCCGTGGCTTGTCAAGTTTCTTGCTGGTCAAATCAAGACTGTAATCGGGAGCGTCTCCGGGTTGCAGATTGCCTTCAGGATTGAATGGATTGGGTTCGGTATAAATCCATCCATGTTTATCCAACGGTAATTCTGGGACATGACAACCTGAGCAGCCAATTTTTGCAAAAGTTTCTTCTCCAACAGCTACTGCGGCTTCAATTTGTGGGTCATTAGGAATGACCCGGCCTGGAACGGCAAGCTGAGCTTGAAAAAGTGTGACAGCAGTGACTTCAGCACCTGTCATTTCATTAATAAAGCCGTCATCATCCGGGTCGGTGCCGATGCCGAAGCGTTCTGTTGATTGAATGCCGTGATGATGGTTAAAGGCATTGTTCGTGAACTGGCGCAATGATGTAACGCCGCCCGCCTGATGAAACGGTTTGATAATGAGGCTCGGCGGATTGTCAGCGCTGTTGCTGGCCAGGCTTGAATTCAACAAGCCGGTAACTTCACTGGTGTCCCAGCTGCCGTCAATGTTTCTGGATAAAATGCCGAAGGAAACACCTTTGGTGATTAACTCCGCTGAATCACCGGGATTGATGGCATTCCTGATATTCTGTAAATCTGTCGTCATCTGACGGCTGAGCATCTCGATATAGCCGGAGCCAAACATACCCAGCGTATTACGGGAATTGGCGATTGTCTGCAAGTGCACAAATTTACCTTCTTCATCGATAGCGCCGCGTGTTGGCAAGCCATCATTGTGATCAAAAGTGGCAAAATCAAAACGTTGACCCGTGACAAAAACATTCGCAACAATATCGCCGCCACCGCCAACGCGGGGCTTGTTATGGCAGCCTGCGCATGAATTGGAGTCTGGCGCGGAAATTCGATTGAAGTTATGAGGAAAGTCCAGTGGAGCGGAGGGATCCGATAAAGGCGCGCCCGTTCCTTTTGTCAATCGACGGCCGCCGCCCTCCTGTATGGTCCAATTCGCTTCAAACAGTTTTCTGCCGTGTTCAAGCAACTCCCGTGTGCCCATATGAAATTCATCGCCATCTTGTAGCCGCATCGGTACAGACACTTCTTTACCGATTTCAGCTGCAATAGACAGCGCCATTCCCGTTGATAACAATCCAGCGATGAAAAGCGCCGGTACTGCTTTAAAGTTATTTCTAAACATATTTACCTCGACCATGGTTACTAAATTATTAATTAAGAACAATGTATTAAATTATTTTTTACCCAAAATGAGCTTGTCGATTGGATGCCGCAGTTTGTCAAATTTAATATTTTTCTGTTGCACATTGAGAATACTCAATGCCTGTAATAGCCTCAGTGAGTTTAGTCACAGCGTCCAGGAAAATCCGATGTGATGCCACGCAAACTTCTCAGGCTCAAGAACATAACGGCTTCTCGGAAAGATCCGAACAGGCTAAGTATTTAACGGACTGGGATTGCAAAATTTTGCAATTGCAGACAATTGGATTGCACATTTCCAATTCCCCTGATAGATTTAAGGTTAAAAGATACACGAAGAGAATTTCTGGCTTTTATTTTGGCTGGCGGCTGTTCTCACGAATAAAATTCATCTATGATCATTCATTTATACCGTCATAATTTTTTACCTTTTATTTTCAAAATGCTGCTATTAAAAGAAAAAGAATGTCATGCATACCGCTTCTGAAATTAAGATTCTGCTAGTCGATGACGACACGTTCATCCTGAAAATCTTGACCAAAATGCTGAATAATCAGGGAATAATGTCGGTAGACTCGAGCGACAACGGTTTGGACGCACTCGCCAGAATTGATCATGTTGAAACCTGCCCTGATTTGATTTTGTTGGATCTCAATATGCCGAACATGGACGGAATTGAATTTGTCCGCCATCTGGTTGAACGCAAGTATCCTGGAAGCCTTGTGCTGGTCAGCGGTGAAGACGAACGCATGTTAAAAACTGCAGAAAAGCTGGTGCATGCGCATCAGATACCGATGCTGGGTTATTTACATAAGCCGGTCAGTCCCGATAAACTGGCTGAAATTATAAAAAAATGGACGCCACCCGAAAAAAAACTGCTTCAGCAATCCGAGAAAAAAATCTATAACGAGCAAACATTGCAGGCGGCAATTTCAAACCGTGAATTGGTTAATTTTTACCAACCCAAGGTCGCACTGGCAACAGGCAAGGTGATTGGCGTTGAAACGCTGGTACGCTGGCATCACCCGACCGATGGGCTAATCATGCCGGATCAGTTTATCAGCATTGCCGAAAAACACGGTCTGATCAATGATCTAACCTGCCTTGTGCTGGAGCAGGCATTGGCGCAGACCAGAATATGGCATGAAAGCGGTATCATGCTGCGGGTAGCGATTAATGTCTCAATGGACAATCTGACATCCTTGGATTTTCAGGATCTTGTAGTAAACCTTGTCGTTGAAAACGGATTGTCGCCACAAAATATTGTACTTGAGGTAACAGAAAGTCAGTTGATGGGCGCCGATAAGCGCGTACCCCTCGAAATTCTGACCCGGTTGCGCCTTAAACGATTTCATTTGTCGATCGATGATTTCGGCACCGGGCACTCGTCAATGGCGCAATTACGTGACATTCCATTTGACGAGCTCAAAATTGACCAGGGTTTTGTGCACCGCGCCTGGGCTGATGAAACTTTGCGCGCCATGTACGATGCGAGCCTCTCCATGGCCAAACAACTGGGCATGGAAGTCGTGGCGGAAGGTGTGGCGGACGAGGAAGACTGGAAGTTTCTGCGCCGGACAGGATGCGACTTTGCACAGGGCAATTTTATTTCCAAACCACTTCAGGCGGCCGATTTCTCACAGTGGATGGAGGAATGGAATAGTCGTACGCAGAACGGGCTGATCGCGGGTTCAGCTTAATGATCTTTGGAAAAGATCATGTGTTATGTGCATCTAAGGACGTGTTGATTAACATGCCCCGATCTCTATCAACCTGATATTGCCGGATAAAGCGACACACGGAGACTAGACTTGTCAGCACCCATGGACTGCGGCATGTCTTTCCGGTAATAGCGCAACTATTTCCTGCAACACACGCCTTGTCATAAACGCGAACACAGCGAATAAATCAAGATATGCTTTATTTCATAAAATTCCCTTGAAATAATTTTGCAGCCTGTTTTTTTATCACAGTGACCAGATACTTTTTACTATGAATTGACTCGATATTGATCTTGATCAAAGAAAGTATTCGTCATTACAAGCAGGATTAACACTGCATTTTTTGGTTAAGACTTAATGATGCATGTTATTAATAATTATAAATACACTTGGTAAAGGAACTGAATAATATGAAATTCACTACATTGTTAGTCATACTGCTGTCTACATTTGCTTTTATGGCCTGCTCACCTTCTGCACCTGATTCTCCAGATCCAGATGCTTATGGACAGACTATTAAACCTGATCATAACGTGCCAGCAGATCATCAGTAATTAATTAGGCCATGGACAAACTGAATGCATGTATAGCGTGCTTTCAGTGTCCGAATGATTAGCAAAAAGCGTTACCACGGTATTTTGCAATCAGGTGCAATACGCCACGGTAACGCTGTCAACGCAAAGTTAGTTTGAAATGTCGCGAGTTTAGTAAGCAAGCCCTGTATCACAGCCAACGACAGTCTCAAATTTAGTTTGGCACTGGTTTTAAAACGACTCATACATCCCCATATTCAGAAATCACTGAAAATCCCCGTCAAGGCGCGATAAGCGCTGTGCTTCCCACAAAGAACGCATTCAAAACGGTTAACTCCAACGTAACAGGCTTTTTTGATTATTCTTCAATTGGCATCTTCAGACCCTGCTTTATTTAATCTTCAAGGTTACATTCCAAAAAGTTAACATGATTTCCCGGATATGTTAGAGTCGAACCGGGGATCGAATTTTAACGCTTATTCCCGGGTCAGTTTCTTTAGGGACTAAACCATTCAGTACGCTCATCGCAGCAGATTGAATAAATTTTGCAGCAGACTTTATTAATTAAAATTAAGGGCAAACGCCCAATAGGAGAGGTTAAATGAAGCTTATATTAATACTAGCGCTCGTTTTTAGCGCAAACACCTTTGCTGGTGAGGAATCAGGTCAAATCGATTCAACAGATATCAAACGTTTTTTTGAACCCTTACCCGAGTCAATTATTGATGAAGACAAAAATGCCGCATTAATTAAACTGGGTAAAACGCTTTATCTGGACCCAAGACTTTCAGTCAATAACAAGATTGCCTGTAATTCCTGTCACCAGCTCGATAACTATGGCGTGGACAGCGAACCAACATCACCCGGCCATGACAATAAACGTGGCGGCAGAAACTCCCCCACCACAATGAATGCAGCACTGCACATCGCACAATTCTGGGACGGGCGTGCCAGCGATGTCGAAGCACAGGCTTTAGGTCCCATTTTAAATCCAATTGAAATGGGAATGCCAAACAAAGGCGCTGTCGTAGCTAAACTAAAAGCCATCGATGAATATCAGACATTATTTGCCGCAGCTTTCCCGAAACAAGAATTCCCGTTTAACTATAATAATATCGGCGTAGCCATTGGCGCTTT
It includes:
- a CDS encoding cytochrome-c peroxidase, coding for MKLILILALVFSANTFAGEESGQIDSTDIKRFFEPLPESIIDEDKNAALIKLGKTLYLDPRLSVNNKIACNSCHQLDNYGVDSEPTSPGHDNKRGGRNSPTTMNAALHIAQFWDGRASDVEAQALGPILNPIEMGMPNKGAVVAKLKAIDEYQTLFAAAFPKQEFPFNYNNIGVAIGAFERTLLTPSRFDDYLNGDENALNEEELKGLDRFISAGCVTCHNGVVIGGNSYKKIGLVEPYETDDLGRFEVTQIEGDKKVFKVPSLRNIAKTGPYFHDGSVATLDEAIRLMAKHQLGKDADAEFIEEVKAFLGSLTGKE
- a CDS encoding thiol oxidoreductase, producing MFRNNFKAVPALFIAGLLSTGMALSIAAEIGKEVSVPMRLQDGDEFHMGTRELLEHGRKLFEANWTIQEGGGRRLTKGTGAPLSDPSAPLDFPHNFNRISAPDSNSCAGCHNKPRVGGGGDIVANVFVTGQRFDFATFDHNDGLPTRGAIDEEGKFVHLQTIANSRNTLGMFGSGYIEMLSRQMTTDLQNIRNAINPGDSAELITKGVSFGILSRNIDGSWDTSEVTGLLNSSLASNSADNPPSLIIKPFHQAGGVTSLRQFTNNAFNHHHGIQSTERFGIGTDPDDDGFINEMTGAEVTAVTLFQAQLAVPGRVIPNDPQIEAAVAVGEETFAKIGCSGCHVPELPLDKHGWIYTEPNPFNPEGNLQPGDAPDYSLDLTSKKLDKPRLEEKRGVVMVPAFTDLKLYDITSGPGDPNREPIDQNAPGGSEAFFAGNSRFMTRKLWGVANEPPYFHHGQYTTMREAIEAHRGEALDSYQNWAALSDYERDSIIEFLKTLQVLPEGTKHLVVDQRGKKKKWKPSY
- a CDS encoding EAL domain-containing response regulator codes for the protein MHTASEIKILLVDDDTFILKILTKMLNNQGIMSVDSSDNGLDALARIDHVETCPDLILLDLNMPNMDGIEFVRHLVERKYPGSLVLVSGEDERMLKTAEKLVHAHQIPMLGYLHKPVSPDKLAEIIKKWTPPEKKLLQQSEKKIYNEQTLQAAISNRELVNFYQPKVALATGKVIGVETLVRWHHPTDGLIMPDQFISIAEKHGLINDLTCLVLEQALAQTRIWHESGIMLRVAINVSMDNLTSLDFQDLVVNLVVENGLSPQNIVLEVTESQLMGADKRVPLEILTRLRLKRFHLSIDDFGTGHSSMAQLRDIPFDELKIDQGFVHRAWADETLRAMYDASLSMAKQLGMEVVAEGVADEEDWKFLRRTGCDFAQGNFISKPLQAADFSQWMEEWNSRTQNGLIAGSA